The genomic segment ccagtattaaAAGTTGATCATGTTtggtatatgtgccaagtttggtcaaattCCACCGTTAATggggttcaaaatgctctttgaatgTGGATGAACTAGAACTTCCAACATCCAGGTTCAATTTCATAGCAAGGACTATTGTATTGATATATgtcagttgttcccaacctttgggtctctaggtgttttgaacttcaactcccaaaaatctcagccagcttaccagcagttaagaactgtgagagctgaagtccaaaataccttgaAGCCCaaatgttggaaaccactgatataTGTAGTGTGCCATGAAGTCATTGTCTTGTTCCTGTCTCTACTAGTGCATTAGAATTCATGGGTATAAATCAATTCAGATGTTTCTCTTATTTGCAATTTCAATACTGTGGCATAAAAAATCTCTTAGTCTCCAGGAGGATTGAAACATTTTGCAACTTTGCAAATATTTAGTTCGAGAGACAGAGTAGCAGTTGCTAATTTTTTTGCTGCTTGGAGGAAATCTACTGAACGAAACATTGACTAAACATTACCAAATCATTCTAAAATGGAATTCTGCTCTGTTTGCCTTCGGGTATGGCTGACGGAATACTTCCAAAATGAGGCCACTAAATATTTTGTGGTTTACAGATTGCTCCTAGGTGTCGGTCAGGTGGGACCATGCTTGATATTGTTGACAATTGCTCCTTGCTGTATCGGTTTCAGTTAGAAGGTAAAGAACGGCATTTCCTTTGTAATATTAGCCTTATATGTTGCCTAGGTGTCCTTTAGAAAATATCGCCTGCTGCTGTTTCTCAAACAGTTGCTCTCCCTTTTGCAAATGAATTACAAATAATAGACTCCCTGTTTCTCAAGTGAAAAAAATTTATTCTGCTGAAGGAATGATTTGAAAGATCTGGACTCACTCCCTCTTTGGTTCTGCATTTTGATGGGATAACAGTATTTTGACAAGTACTAGATAAGAGACATTTGTAGGCCACCAGTGTTTATCTTAAATCCTATTGTTCTTTCTCTTTtactcttttccctttctttgatTTCATTCTACTAAACGAAAGAGTGAAAAAAGTGTGGTATACTTGTTAAGAGTGTTGGACTGTGTCTTGCAAAAATCGTATTTTAATCCCACTTATGAAACTAAGTTGGTGACTTTGGACCAGTCTCTTTAACctggctgttcagcagtggaactccctgtctTGGAgcgtagtggaggctccttttttggaagcttttaaacagaggcttgatgaccatctgtgggggtgctttgattgtggttttcctgcatggcaggaggttggactatatggcccatgtgctggtctcttccaactctgcttttatgattctgtgactcaACCCGACTCTTGGGTGTTGGGAGTGTGCAACTGGAGGAAtggccaaatttatttattatttatagtattacagtatttatattctgcccttctcaccccaaaggggattcagggtggatcacagaactcATAtatagcaaatattcaatgccaattataacaatgacaagacagacaacagatagaggtacagtagagttccagttatccgtcATAAAGGGGCGGGTCAAATGAcggataaccggaactgttggataatagggtggccctattatccaagcctctccacactccAAGCCAGGTGCATGACAGGGAGGGAAGGGACACTTCTCTCCGTGCCAAGCCACAGGTTTCCTCCCTTGCTGTAATGGAGGAAGCCTGGGGCTTGTCAGGGAGGGAAGGGACACTTCTCTCCCTGCCAACCCCAGGGCTTCCTCCCTTGCTTGTCCGGGAGGGAAGGGACAATTCTCTCCCTGCCAAGCCACGGGCTTCCTCCCTTGCTGCAACAGAGGAAGCCCGGGGCTTGTCAGGGAAGAATGGACGCTTCTCTCCGTTCCAAGCCCTGGGCTTTTTTCCTTCCTACAATGGAGGAAGCCCGGAGCTTGTCAGGGAGGGAAGAGACGTTTCTCTCCCTGACAAGTCCCGGGATTCCTCCATTGCAGCAAAGGAGGAAACCTGGGGCTTGTCAGGGAGAGAAGcgccccttccctccctgccaAGCCCTGGGCTTCTTCCATTGCAGCAACGGAAGGGAGTGCTGCTGAGTCGGAGGAAGCTCAAGAGAGcgagagggaggaggactttATCTCTCTCTTCCTCAGGCTACCCCAGAAAGATGCAAAGGCATGGAGGAGGTGGGGCATGGAGGAGGTGGGGCATGGAGGAGGTGGGGGCAGACgcagcagcagaggcagccatgagtgCGGCGGCGGCGGCTTCCTCCCGTGCCTCCTCGCACACTCCAGGccctcttctgcatggagcccGCCCTGCTCTCCACCACCTCGGCGCAGCTGCTGGGAGCCTCGAGCTCAAAGGTGAGCAAGCGAGGCACGGGGAGAATAAAATGTCTATTAAAACTTTCTTCGGAGCCTGcctccctcgaggcaccttcCCGCAGCCTCAGTTTTAAAAGTTGCCAAAGGGTGCCTCTCGAGTTTGGCCTCCCCCTCTGTACCCCCTGGAGGGGCTCCTTCATGCATGGAGTGcaaaagtcccttccctccttgccaagccccTGGCGGCGCCTCAGATAATATGGAGTGTCAGATAAGCGGAAGTTGGATacccggaactctactgtatatataggttttcccatctttcggcatctttggaggctgtgctcagttccagccaccagggggtgctgtcactccatctccctgctgaagagctttctttgttcgtaaacttcctcttTTCTGATCAAACACTGAGCCTAAATATCTCCCTGTTTTAATGTGgtttctatttatctactcacatttgttttcaaactacagtagagtctcacttatccaagcctcgcttatccaaggttctggattatccaagccatttttgtagtcattgttttcaatatatcgtgatattttggtgctaaattcgtaaatacagtaattacaacatagcattcctgcatattgaactactttttctgtcaaatttgttgtaaaacataatgttttggtgcttaatttgtaaaatcataacctaatttgatgtttaataagcttttccttaattcctccttattatccaagatattcacttatccaagcttctgccgacccgtttagcttggataagtgagactctattgtactaggttggcagaagctgggctaaaggttaggagctcaccctgacctgggcttcgaactctcgtccttctggttggcaagatttattacagcttggtgattaa from the Anolis carolinensis isolate JA03-04 chromosome 5, rAnoCar3.1.pri, whole genome shotgun sequence genome contains:
- the ttc38 gene encoding tetratricopeptide repeat protein 38 isoform X2, which gives rise to MEEAWGLSGREGTLLSLPTPGLPPLLVREGRDNSLPAKPRASSLAATEEARGLSGKNGRFSPFQALGFFPSYNGGSPELVREGRDVSLPDKSRDSSIAAKEETWGLSGREAPLPSLPSPGLLPLQQRKGVLLSRRKLKRARGRRTLSLSSSGYPRKMQRHGGGGAWRRWGMEEVGADAAAEAAMSAAAAASSRASSHTPGPLLHGARPALHHLGAAAGSLELKGVNVGDRWKEVNQLTKKHVKDHILIFNDAHFMMSSLGAKDHQTTRELLTTLQELAQAPDEDHELNLAPQLGLPLLQAFVEFENCNYDKAVELLYPIRYRIVEIGGSNAQRDVFAQLLIHAALNCKSKANQKLARCLLIERDELRPNSPLTERLMRKTTALHALG